A stretch of the Bombyx mori chromosome 14, ASM3026992v2 genome encodes the following:
- the LOC134200133 gene encoding uncharacterized protein LOC134200133 has protein sequence MPSHYCRKDSKRLYFPEEFRNVSNLYRIYKDNCRQSEIKAMSFQVFRTWFKKSYNIGFHVPKKDKCAICVNTKNNEEKSGEETEKIQQHANEKDESYKRFKCHQNIHKKDKSIICASFDMQKVLNTPHGDSMMLYFSRKLSVYNFTIYESSTRRGYCNVWTEIDANRGANEICTCLYNYIKKIDSCGLTRTLLLYCDSCYGQNKNKFVLSTIRYALSQCKNIKTIQINYLIPGHTYMPVDSVHATIETKIRKCIIWAPSQWPTIMELARLDPEPYKVEVLNGKDFTGFDDLVNSTFNKKQKLPISKLSIATFKNQEPNLMYIKNSMLPDAETITIPLSPLKNTNCLKDMLYPTALEISAKKYKDLTSLVNKNIIPSRFAAEYKNLKVSIKAKDYLMDTDEEDIQEIDSAN, from the coding sequence ATGCCATCGCACTATTGCAGGAAAGACTCAAAACGATTGTATTTTCCCGAAGAATTTAGGAACGTATCTAACCTGTATCGTATATACAAAGATAACTGCAGGCAAAGTGAAATAAAAGCAATGTCTTTTCAAGTATTTAGGACCTGgtttaaaaaatcttacaataTCGGTTTCCACGTGccaaaaaaagataaatgtgCCATTTGTGTGAATACCAAAAATAATGAAGAGAAATCCggagaagaaacagaaaaaatacAACAGCATGCTAATGAAAAGGATGAATCATATAAAAGATTTAAATGTCatcaaaatatacataaaaaggataaaagtataatttgtGCAAGTTTTGACAtgcaaaaagttttaaatactcCACATGGAGATTCAATGATGCTCTATTTCAGTCGAAAATTATCGGtttataattttacgatttatgAAAGCTCTACTAGAAGAGGATACTGCAATGTGTGGACAGAGATAGATGCAAACCGTGGAGCTAACGAAATTTGTACTTGCttatataattacattaaaaaaattgactcATGTGGTTTAACAAGAACTTTGTTATTATATTGCGATTCTTGTTATGGccagaacaaaaataaatttgtccTTAGCACGATACGTTACGCACTGTCTCAATGCAAAAACATAAAgacaattcaaattaattatttgattcCTGGCCATACCTATATGCCGGTGGATAGTGTTCACGCTACCATTGAGACTAAAATAAGAAAGTGTATCATTTGGGCACCATCACAATGGCCTACTATAATGGAATTGGCACGTCTGGATCCAGAGCCATACAAAGTTGAAGTACTCAATGGAAAAGATTTCACTGGTTTTGACGATCTTGTTAACtctacatttaataaaaaacaaaagctaCCAATTTCAAAACTAAGTATTGCTACCTTCAAGAATCAAGAACCCAActtgatgtatattaaaaattcaatgcTACCTGACGCAGAAACCATAACAATTCCTTTGAGtccattaaaaaatacaaattgtttGAAGGATATGTTATACCCTACAGCATTAGAAATATCTGCCAAAAAATACAAGGATTTAACGAGTCTagtcaataaaaacataattcctTCAAGGTTTGCTGCagaatacaaaaatttaaaagtaagcaTTAAAGCAAAGGATTACTTAATGGACACAGATGAAGAAGACATACAAGAAATAGATAGtgcaaattga